A segment of the Bacillus sp. es.034 genome:
GAAAAGAATCAAAAAGTTCCCTGTCGTTCCACCTAGGGAAGATGTCCTTAGACTTATCAACTCCTGTCGAAACATTAAGCATAAGGCCATTTTCTATTTAATCTATAGTAGTGGGCTTCGCGTAAGCGAAGTCGCCCAACTGAAGATCAAGGATATATGTAGTAAATCCATGAGTATCCGGGTTGACGATGCCAAGCATAATACGAACCGATATACCATCCTATCAGAATCAGCACTTATCGTGCTTCGAGAGTATTTCAAAGCTTCTTTCAAAGGGAGACCCTTCAAACCGGACGATTGGTTATTCCCTAGTAGTAAAAATTCCTCGGGACACATTCATATTAAAACAATTAAAAACACCATCATTAAACAGCGGGATAAGATAGAGTTGGACACTACTATTTCGTCTCATACGTTAAGACACTGTTTTTCGACTCATTCTTTGGAAGATGGGGTTGACCCTGTATACATTCAACAGATGCTTGGTCATAAAAACCTTAATACGACACTTGCTTATTTACACATGACCTCAAAAAGTTTGATGGGCGTTAAAAGTCCTTTAGATAATCTGGGAAAAGACCAACGATGAGTACGGTTCAAGAACTGTTTCATACCTTCTATCCGACTTACAAAGAAACATATAAACTCTCTATGGAACAAGCAAAGGCAGCCACAAACATGATGAACTGCCGGACCGCCGCCATGGGTGGACATTCTTACGAATGTGAGTCCTGTAGTCATTCCTTA
Coding sequences within it:
- a CDS encoding tyrosine-type recombinase/integrase; amino-acid sequence: MDYQQKIELYFELKGTPESSRESYRRRMKAFVSFMEKQNKKISDTTEEDIQQYILFLKQVKGLTPGTINNYISSIKFFYTYVLEKEWNPNKLPRMKRIKKFPVVPPREDVLRLINSCRNIKHKAIFYLIYSSGLRVSEVAQLKIKDICSKSMSIRVDDAKHNTNRYTILSESALIVLREYFKASFKGRPFKPDDWLFPSSKNSSGHIHIKTIKNTIIKQRDKIELDTTISSHTLRHCFSTHSLEDGVDPVYIQQMLGHKNLNTTLAYLHMTSKSLMGVKSPLDNLGKDQR